One window of Montipora foliosa isolate CH-2021 unplaced genomic scaffold, ASM3666993v2 scaffold_117, whole genome shotgun sequence genomic DNA carries:
- the LOC137985942 gene encoding regulator of chromosome condensation-like: MPARKRQPTKRKVEETENDAVDKKKEKLSEAAVSEDKETGRVLTLGQGDVGQLGLGEDILERKKPALVKGLDGMNIVQVECGGMHTVALTDDGKVYTWGCNDEGGLGRVTSSSDGDEFSAGLVKDMENVKVVMVCAGDSHTMALSDSGIVYGWGTYRDGSGQVGLQADGAKHEPIVILALQNDPVVKIASGNDHTAALTKNGNIFTWGCAEQGQLGRIMGCFTSRGGRRGLQYILNPKQVRDRRKGLKFKDIFCGSYSTFAVAQDGSVFAWGLNNYGQLGTGDVETLYAPVKVDSLTSLCDKCVRIASGQHHTIVLDEAGKVYTMGRAEYGRLGLGEDAKETSLPVKVTALESNPIQDIACGEAVSFAVSCNGDLYSWGFGSCLQLGTGEDEDEFLPTKLEGKNLQSELHKVLGISAGGQHTAILVRDRTKKSDERK, encoded by the exons ATGCCTGCCCGAAAACGTCAGCCAACGAAAAGAAAAGTAGAAGAAACAGAGAACGATGCCGTTgataagaagaaagagaagctAA GTGAGGCAGCTGTGTCTGAGGACAAAGAAACTGGTCGTGTTCTTACACTTGGCCAAGGGGATGTCGGTCAGCTGGGACTTGGTGAAGATATTTTGGAGAGAAAGAAACCAGCCTTAGTTAAAGGCCTTGATGGGATGAATATCGTTCAAGTGGAATGCGGAGGGATGCACACTGTGGCACTAACTGATGATGGAAAG GTGTATACATGGGGCTGCAATGATGAAGGTGGCTTGGGTCGAGTAACGTCAAGCAGTGATGGTGATGAATTTAGTGCAGGCCTAGTGAAAGATATGGAAAATGTGAAAGTTGTTATGGTGTGTGCAGGGGACAGTCACACCATGGCTCTATCAGACAGTGGAATTGTGTATGGTTGGGGGACTTACAGG GATGGGAGTGGACAAGTTGGGCTCCAAGCAGACGGAGCTAAACATGAACCCATCGTCATTCTCGCTCTACAAAACGACCCAGTTGTTAAAATAGCATCAGGAAATGACCACACTGCTGCATTGACCAAGAATGGCAACATCTTCACCTGGGGATGTGCAGAGCAAGGTCAGTTAGGGAGAATAATGGGTTGTTTTACCAGCCGAGGAGGTCGAAGAGGTCTGCAGTACATATTAAACCCTAAACAAGTCAGAGATAGGAGAAAGGGACTtaaatttaaagacattttcTGTGGCAGCTATTCCACCTTTGCTGTGGCTCAAGATGGGTCAGTGTTTGCTTGGGGATTAAATAACTATGGGCAACTAGGAACTGGGGATGTTGAGACACTGTATGCTCCAGTCAAAGTGGACTCACTGACGTCTTTGTGTGACAAATGTGTGCGGATTGCAAGTGGCCAACATCATACTATTGTTCTTGATGAAGCAGGGAAAGTGTATACAATGGGAAGAGCAGAGTATGGAAGGCTTGGTTTAGGTGAAGATGCAAAGGAGACATCCCTACCAGTTAAGGTAACTGCTCTTGAAAGTAATCCCATCCAAGATATCGCTTGTGGCGAAGCTGTCAGCTTTGCAGTGTCGTGCAATGGAGATCTTTACTCTTGGGGTTTTGGAAGCTGTCTGCAGCTGGGTACAGGAGAGGATGAAGACGAATTCTTACCAACTAAACTGGAAGGCAAGAACTTGCAGTCAGAGCTTCATAAGGTGTTAGGCATCTCTGCTGGGGGGCAACACACCGCAATTCTTGTGAGGGACAGGACAAAGAAAAGTGATGAAAGAAAATGA
- the LOC137985943 gene encoding DNA repair protein XRCC3-like, translating into MNNVERLDVHPRIIAALKKVRLTSQASILRMSAADLERTTKLSLFDVSILLRAVSHSLPCPTVKTALSLYNSAGKASKGQRLSLGCHILDDCLRGGILRQGITEIAGESSSGKTQICLQLCLTVQLPEEKGGFGGGAVYISTEDVFPSKRLHQLMQSFVKNHTITSTAKISPSDHIFIEHAADVDDLRNIITHRLPVLLKRGIIKLVIIDSIAALFRVEYSFGETSKRAKVLRSFGAQLHKLSHQHEIPVVCVNQVSDVIQPETDRGFCGNRKDVVPALGLAWSSMVTTRMMLSRTEQVIQPHNDASTTKGTSSVIKRCLRIVYAPHLPSSTCFFYVNEAGVCGYQKNSEK; encoded by the exons ATGAACAATGTAGAGAGATTAGATGTTCATCCCCGAATCATAGCAGCTCTCAAGAAAG TGAGATTGACAAGTCAAGCTTCTATCCTGCGCATGTCAGCAGCAGACCTTGAAAGAACAACAAAGCTTTCTCTTTTTGACGTCTCCATCCTTCTCAGAGCTGTTTCTCATTCTCTCCCATGCCCAACCGTGAAAACTGCCTTATCTCTTTACAACAGTGCAGGAAAAGCTTCCAAGGGACAAAGATTGAGTCTAGGGTGCCACATACTGGATGACTGTCTGCGTGGGGGCATACTTAGACAAGGAATTACAGAGATAGCTGGGGAGAGCTCCTCTGGGAAGACACAAATCTGTCTGCAGCTTTGCCTAACTGTTCAGTTGCCAGAGGAGAAAGGAGGGTTTGGGGGAG GGGCAGTTTATATCTCAACTGAAGATGTATTTCCTAGCAAGAGACTCCATCAGCTCATGCAGAGTTTTGTGAAAAATCACACAATTACTTCAACAGCTAAAATTAGCCCAAGTGACCACATATTTATTGAACATGCGGCTGATGTG GATGACTTGAGGAATATCATCACTCATCGCTTGCCAGTGTTACTTAAAAGAGGAATTATTAAGCTTGTAATTATTGATTCCATTGCTGCACTTTTTCGTGTGGAGTATTCCTTTGGTGAAACTTCCAAGCGAGCAAAGGTTCTCAGATCATTTGGAGCACAGCTTCACAAGTTGAGCCATCAGCATGAGATTCCGGTTGTATGTGTGAACCAG GTTTCTGATGTCATTCAACCAGAAACAGACAG AGGGTTTTGTGGAAATCGCAAAGACGTGGTCCCAGCCCTGGGCTTGGCTTGGTCCAGCATGGTGACCACACGCATGATGCTATCAAGGACAGAGCAAGTAATACAGCCACACAATGATGCATCCACTACCAAG GGCACAAGTTCAGTGATAAAGAGATGTCTCAGGATTGTTTATGCACCCCATCTTCCCAGCTCCACATGCTTTTTTTATGTTAACGAGGCTGGTGTATGTGGCTAtcagaaaaactctgaaaaataa